The following are encoded in a window of Phaseolus vulgaris cultivar G19833 chromosome 3, P. vulgaris v2.0, whole genome shotgun sequence genomic DNA:
- the LOC137808301 gene encoding uncharacterized protein isoform X1: MAANSGTKYVSVNLNKSYGQHSTSLGSVRTQRPGAAVAPSRPRSSHKAGPKLSVPPPLNLPSLRKEHERFDSLGSGGGPAGPGGSGSGSRPSSAGLGWTKPVTEDVSRPVIQGKPTVAAAAPVLSAVLRGEDFPSLRATLAPVPGPNQKIQENLNSIPIPKQKYSLADENVFIDEKKEGPSVNDHSSVSRSVNVVGGGDDGRGSRVVNTKYGVGRKQEEYFPGPLPLVRLNPRSDWADDERDTGHGLIREGRDHGFSKGEAYWDFDMPRVGVLPHKHDKRGPLRGSEVGKVLNSEVEAFDRMGPEGNSWKTSNLSIPKDAGNERNGIGVGARPSSGSRDVGKDGNKYVPSPFRDDDVGKRDFGRRDGQGGKQKPWNNVVEPYGDRTREQLNRNRADSVQSSVSRSAFSSGGKGLSVNDPLLNFGREKRALPKSEKNLLEDPFMKDFTGSGFDGRDLFSGGLVGVVKKKKDVLKQTDFHDPVRESFEAELERVQRMQEQERQRIIEEQERAMELARREEEERLRQAREQEERQRRLEEEAREAAWRAEQERMEALRKAEEQRLAREEEKQRIILEEDRRKHAAKQKLLELEQKIARRQAEAAKSGSNAIVVEEKMPAIVNEKETCRATDGGDWEDSERMVDRILTSASSDSSSVSRPLEMGSRSHFSRDLSSTFVDRGKPLNSWRRDTYENWNSSAFFPQEQENSHNSPRRDLSIGGKTFMRKEYNGGSGLVSSRTYYKGTISEPHLDEYAHVKPQRWNQSADGDHLSRNTADIDSDFHENYFERFGDGWTQGRTRGNPFPQFPERTYPNSESDGPYALGRSRYSVRQPRVPPPPSVGSVHRTYKNENEHPGPSAFLENEMHYNQATRSDSILPTGYDNGNRGQPEVGDGRPETAENEDHKVETTPRCDSQSSLSVSSPPSSPTHLSHDDLDDSGDSHTIPTSEDSKSAPLTAPDNESITTPAGAGNDNVVTPCAVSSGEDDEWTTENNEQFQEQEEYEDEDYQEEDEVHEGDDHAQLNQDFDDMHLQEKGLPHLMDNLVLGFDEGVQVGMPNEEFERISKDEETTFMAQASGLTLEERISYDEDHTNLQPVNETSQVNSTSSVFQESEKPAQDLVIQPSNVVSDSLGNVEASNGLLTHHSTPSSVTIAPYYSSSGQAVTSNVAAAPSQAEVPIKLQFGLFSGPSLIPSPVPAIQIGSIQMPLHLHPQVGTPLSHMHPSQPPLFQFGQLRYTSPISQGIMPLGPQSMSFVQPNMPSTFSYNQQPGGQMPVQTGPETSDSFIKNEMRHHSVDSQAGNSRNKLPQGSLPREDAGNITGIKQGRIEAAHDSNNSTRTSTSFPLDKQGNQNVVGKNSNIPSNSKESDVHATIRDSQHHSVSKENFTESRTQFPASGGRGKRYIFTVKNSNSRPSGPSARVNRPEPGGFMRRPRRNMQRTEFRVRESGDKRQSTSSVLTDQFGLENKSNTNGRGAGIPGRPGPRKGTNNKLGKQIVESATENTQGMDSGSRVEKVDGKESTKTQNFSHTGNLKRNLCSEDDVDAPLQSGVIRVFEQPGIEAPSDEDDFIEVRSKRQMLNDRREQREKEIKAKSRVAKVQRRPRSSSQSVVAVANPTKGSMTPVEVVNSIHAAFVAAEVRGMAKMDASSGFNSSILSQALPPIGTPPLKIDSQTDLRSQISRSLQTSVPAVSGSENDPGSGVIFESKNKVLDNVQTSLGSWSNAQISQQVMALTQTQLDEAMKPQQFDSQASVGNITGAVNEPSLPTSSILTKEKTFSSAASPINSLLAGEKIQFGAVTSPTVLPSSSRVVSHGIGPPRSSRSDMQMTHTLAGSDNDCSLFFDKEKHGNKSHGHLEDCDAEAEAEAAASAVAVAAISSDEIVGSGLGNCSVPATDGKSFVAADIDRVVAGESSPSLLDIGVGVEKQSGSQSRSEEPLSVSLPADLSVETPPISLWPPLPSTRNSSGQMISHFPSVPPHFPSGPPSHFPFYEMNPMMGGPVFAFGPHDESASTTQSQPQNSTTSASRPIGSWQQCHSGVESFYGPPTGFTGPFIAPPGGIPGVQGPPHMVVYNHFAPVGQFGQVGLSFMGTTYIPSGKQPDWKHVPTSSATGAGEGDMNSMNMASSQRNPANMPSPIQHLAPGSPLMPMASPVAMFDVSPFQPSTEMSVQARWPRVPNSQLPLSMPLQQLEGVQTSQFSHGPSVDQPLNAKRFTGSRASTSSDGDRSFPRTADVNVNQLPDELGLVDTSNSTATKNAQSVVNKTPSVIPITEAVKVDVQNGSGNQHASSSFKNQPSQVNISAQQSDHSSGHTNYQRGGVSQRNNSGGEWSHRRGHQGRNQSLGSDKNFSSTKVKQIYVAKQTISGASTVS, from the exons ATGGCGGCCAATTCTGGCACCAAATATGTCTCAGTGAATCTGAACAAGTCCTATGGCCAGCATTCCACCTCCCTTGGATCCGTCCGTACGCAGCGCCCAGGAGCCGCAGTGGCTCCTTCGCGGCCACGCAGTTCACACAAGGCTGGGCCCAAACTTTCCGTTCCGCCCCCCTTGAACCTTCCTTCTCTGCGGAAGGAGCATGAGCGCTTCGATTCGCTGGGATCAGGAGGTGGGCCTGCTGGCCCCGGTGGTTCTGGAAGCGGTTCGAGGCCAAGTTCGGCAGGTTTGGGCTGGACCAAACCCGTGACGGAGGATGTGTCGCGGCCTGTAATCCAAGGCAAACCCACCGTGGCCGCCGCTGCACCGGTTTTGTCTGCTGTTTTGAGAGGAGAGGATTTTCCTTCCCTGCGGGCCACCTTGGCACCTGTGCCCGGCCCAAATCAGAAGATCCAGGAGAATTTGAATTCCATTCCGATTCCGAAGCAGAAATATTCACTTGCTGATGAAAATGTGTTTATTGATGAGAAGAAGGAGGGTCCTTCTGTTAATGATCATTCCAGTGTTTCTCGCAGTGTGAATGTGGTTGGTGGTGGTGATGATGGGCGTGGTTCTCGGGTTGTGAATACGAAGTATGGTGTTGGGAGGAAGCAGGAGGAGTATTTTCCGGGTCCTCTTCCGCTGGTTAGGTTGAATCCACGGTCAGATTGGGCAGATGATGAGCGTGACACGGGCCATGGTTTGATCAGGGAAGGTAGGGATCATGGTTTTTCCAAGGGGGAGGCTTATTGGGATTTTGATATGCCTAGGGTTGGTGTTTTGCCTCATAAGCATGATAAGAGGGGACCACTGAGGGGCAGTGAAGTGGGAAAGGTTTTGAACAGTGAAGTAGAGGCTTTTGATAGAATGGGTCCTGAAGGGAATTCCTGGAAGACTTCGAATTTGTCCATTCCTAAGGATGCTGGAAATGAGAGAAATGGTATTGGTGTTGGAGCGAGGCCGTCAAGTGGGAGTCGAGATGTGGGGAAGGATGGTAACAAGTATGTTCCTTCACCTTTTAGAGATGATGATGTTGGAAAGAGGGATTTTGGAAGGAGAGATGGTCAGGGTGGGAAACAGAAGCCTTGGAATAATGTGGTGGAACCTTATGGTGATCGGACTCGTGAGCAACTCAACAGAAACAGAGCTGATTCTGTCCAGAGCTCGGTTTCAAGATCTGCATTTTCCTCGGGTGGTAAGGGTCTGTCTGTTAATGATCCTCTGCTTAATTTTGGTAGAGAGAAGCGGGCTTTGCCTAAGAGTGAAAAGAATTTGTTGGAGGATccgtttatgaaagattttacAGGTTCTGGTTTTGATGGAAGGGATTTGTTTTCGGGTGGTCTTGTTGGGGTGGTTAAGAAGAAGAAGGATGTGCTGAAGCAAACTGATTTTCATGATCCTGTGAGAGAATCCTTTGAGGCTGAGCTTGAAAGGGTTCAGAGGATGCAAGAACAGGAGCGACAGCGAATAATTGAGGAGCAAGAAAGGGCAATGGAGTTGGCTCGCAGAGAAGAGGAGGAAAGATTAAGGCAGGCTAGAGAACAGGAAGAGAGGCAGAGGAGATTGGAAGAAGAAGCGAGAGAGGCAGCATGGAGAGCGGAACAAGAGAGAATGGAAGCTTTGCGGAAGGCTGAAGAGCAGAGGTTAGCCAGGGAAGAGGAGAAACAAAGGATCATTTTAGAAGAAGATAGGAGGAAACATGCTGCAAAGCAGAAGCTTTTAGAATTGGAGCAAAAGATTGCTAGGAGGCAGGCTGAGGCAGCCAAAAGTGGCAGTAATGCTATTGTTGTGGAAGAGAAAATGCCTGCAATAGTGAATGAGAAAGAAACATGTAGAGCTACAGATGGGGGTGATTGGGAAGATAGTGAAAGAATGGTAGATAGGATATTGACTTCGGCATCTTCTGATTCGTCAAGTGTGAGTAGGCCATTGGAGATGGGCTCTAGGTCTCATTTCTCTAGAGATTTATCTTCCACCTTTGTGGATAGAGGAAAACCACTTAATTCATGGAGAAGAGATACATATGAGAATTGGAACAGCTCTGCGTTTTTTCCACAAGAGCAGGAGAATAGTCATAACAGTCCCCGCAGAGATTTATCAATTGGTGGAAAGACATTTATGAGGAAAGAATATAATGGCGGGTCTGGATTGGTGTCTTCTAGGACGTATTATAAAGGAACAATTTCCGAGCCTCATTTAGATGAATATGCTCATGTAAAACCGCAGAGGTGGAATCAATCTGCAGATGGAGATCATCTTAGCAGAAATACAGCAGATATTGATTCTGATTTTcatgaaaattattttgaaagatTTGGGGATGGTTGGACGCAGGGCCGCACCCGTGGCAATCCATTTCCTCAATTCCCTGAGCGTACATATCCAAATTCTGAATCAGATGGACCCTATGCCTTGGGAAGGTCACGGTATTCTGTGAGGCAGCCTCGAGTACCTCCTCCTCCTTCAGTAGGTTCCGTACATAGAACTTACAAGAATGAAAATGAACACCCTGGCCCTTCTGCTTTCCTAGAAAATGAGATGCATTATAATCAAGCAACCAGGAGTGACTCTATCCTGCCAACTGGTTATGACAATGGGAATCGAGGACAACCTGAAGTAGGGGATGGCCGGCCAGAGACTGCCGAGAACGAGGACCATAAAGTGGAAACCACCCCTAGGTGTGATTCTCAGTCCTCACTCTCTGTTTCAAGCCCCCCAAGTTCTCCAACACATCTCTCCCATGATGATTTGGATGACTCGGGAGATTCCCATACCATACCGACTTCTGAAGATAGCAAAAGTGCTCCCCTCACAGCACCAGATAATGAATCCATTACAACACCGGCTGGAGCTGGAAATGACAATGTAGTTACTCCATGTGCTGTCTCTAGTGGTGAAGATGATGAATGGACTACTGAGAATAATGAGCAGTTCCAGGAACAAGAAgaatatgaagatgaagattatcAGGAGGAAGATGAAGTGCATGAAGGAGATGACCATGCTCAACTTAACCAGGATTTCGACGATATGCATTTGCAGGAGAAAGGTTTGCCCCACCTGATGGATAATCTGGTATTAGGATTTGATGAGGGTGTCCAGGTTGGGATGCCTAATGAAGAGTTTGAAAGGATATCGAAAGACGAAGAAACTACATTTATGGCTCAAGCTTCTGGCCTCACCCTAGAAGAACGCATATCTTATGACGAAGACCACACGAACCTCCAACCTGTTAATGAAACTTCTCAGGTCAATAGCACTTCCAGTGTGTTCCAGGAATCAGAGAAGCCAGCTCAGGATTTGGTCATTCAGCCTAGTAATGTGGTATCTGACAGTTTAGGTAATGTGGAAGCTTCTAATGGCCTGTTGACCCACCATAGTACACCAAGTTCAGTTACTATTGCCCCTTACTATTCGTCTTCTGGTCAAGCTGTTACCTCTAATGTAGCTGCTGCTCCAAGTCAAGCTGAGGTACCCATTAAGCTTCAATTTGGTCTGTTTTCTGGTCCATCTTTGATACCGTCACCCGTACCAGCCATACAGATTGGTTCTATACAGATGCCATTGCATCTGCATCCACAGGTTGGCACACCCCTTTCTCACATGCATCCATCACAGCCTCCTTTGTTTCAATTTGGCCAGCTAAGATATACATCTCCCATATCACAAGGTATAATGCCTCTTGGTCCTCAATCAATGTCATTTGTTCAGCCTAATATGCCATCCACTTTCTCTTATAATCAACAACCTGGGGGTCAAATGCCAGTTCAAACTGGTCCAGAAACTTCTGACTCCTTTATAAAAAATGAGATGAGGCACCATTCTGTTGACAGCCAAGCAGGTAATTCTAGAAATAAGTTACCACAAGGATCACTGCCAAGGGAGGATGCAGGAAATATCACTGGAATAAAGCAGGGTCGAATTGAGGCTGCCCATGATTCTAATAATAGCACCAGGACTTCTACTAGTTTCCCATTGGACAAGCAGGGGAACCAAAATGTAGTTGGGAAGAACAGCAATATTCCATCCAATTCTAAAGAATCAGATGTTCATGCCACCATTAGAGATTCTCAGCATCATTCAGTTTCAAAGGAGAATTTTACTGAGTCAAGAACTCAATTTCCCGCATCTGGTGGTAGGGGAAAGCGATATATCTTTACTGTGAAAAATTCAAACTCAAGACCATCAGGCCCATCTGCAAGGGTTAATCGCCCAGAACCTGGAGGATTTATGAGGAGGCCTCGTCGGAATATGCAGCGCACTGAGTTTCGAGTTCGGGAAAGTGGTGATAAGAGGCAGTCTACTAGTTCTGTTTTGACTGATCAGTTTGGGTTGGAGAACAAGTCAAATACCAATGGAAGGGGAGCAGGCATACCTGGAAGGCCTGGTCCTAGGAAGGGTACGAACAATAAATTGGGAAAACAGATTGTAGAATCAGCTACAGAAAACACACAAGGGATGGATTCTGGAAGCAGAGTTGAAAAGGTTGATGGAAAAGAATCAACAAAGACTCAGAATTTCTCACATACTGGAAATCTCAAAAGGAACTTGTGTTCTGAGGATGATGTTGATGCTCCATTGCAAAGTGGAGTTATACGTGTGTTTGAGCAACCTGGAATTGAAGCTCCTAGTGATGAAGATGACTTTATTGAAGTTCGATCAAAGAGGCAAATGTTAAATGATCGACGAGaacagagagagaaagaaattaAGGCCAAGTCTCGGGTTGCAAAG GTCCAAAGGAGACCCCGTTCCAGTTCACAAAGTGTTGTGGCCGTGGCCAATCCTACCAAAGGATCCATGACTCCAGTTGAAGTGGTTAACAGTATCCATGCTGCTTTTGTTGCTGCTGAAGTGCGTGGAATGGCGAAGATGGATGCCTCATCTGGATTTAATTCAAGCATATTGTCCCAAGCATTACCTCCAATAGGAACACCTCCTTTGAAAATTGATTCTCAAACTGATTTAAGATCTCAGATAAGCAG GTCACTTCAGACAAGTGTTCCAGCAGTTTCTGGTAGTGAAAATGACCCTGGGTCCGGTGTGATATTTGAAAGCAAGAACAAGGTTTTAGATAATGTTCAGACATCTTTGGGCTCTTGGAGTAATGCACAAATTAGTCAACAG GTAATGGCACTTACACAGACACAACTTGATGAGGCTATGAAGCCTCAACAGTTTGATTCACAGGCTTCTGTTGGCAATATAACAGGCGCTGTTAATGAACCCAGTTTGCCAACATCTTCCATTTTGACAAAGGAGAAAACCTTCTCGTCTGCAGCCAGTCCAATTAATTCCTTGCTTGCTGGAGAGAAAATTCAGTTTG GGGCAGTGACATCTCCAACCGTTCTTCCATCTAGCAGCCGTGTTGTGTCTCATGGCATTGGTCCACCTCGATCATCTAGATCGGACATGCAAATGACCCACACTCTTGCTGGATCGGATAATGATTGCAGTCTTTTCTTTGATAAGGAGAAACATGGTAATAAATCTCATGGTCATTTGGAAGATTGCGATGCAGAAGCTGAAGCTGAAGCTGCTGCTTCAGCTGTTGCTGTTGCTGCCATTAGTAGTGATGAGATTGTCGGAAGTGGATTGGGTAATTGTTCCGTCCCTGCTACAGATGGTAAAAGTTTTGTAGCTGCTGATATTGATAGGGTGGTAGCAGGTGAATCTTCTCCTTCATTATTAGACATTG GAGTAGGTGTTGAGAAGCAGTCAGGTAGTCAATCTAGATCCGAGGAGCCTCTTAGTGTATCCCTTCCAGCCGACTTATCTGTTGAGACTCCACCAATATCCTTGTGGCCTCCATTACCAAGTACACGAAATTCCTCGGGTCAAATGATTTCCCATTTTCCTTCTGTCCCTCCTCATTTTCCTTCAGGCCCTCCCTCTCATTTTCCTTTCTATGAAATGAATCCGATGATGGGTGGTCCTGTCTTTGCTTTTGGACCACATGACGAATCTGCATCTACAACACAGTCACAGCCTCAAAATAGTACTACATCAGCGTCAAGGCCGATTGGAAGCTGGCAACAGTGCCATTCCGGTGTGGAATCTTTTTATGGACCTCCAACTGGATTTACTGGCCCTTTTATTGCTCCTCCCGGAGGCATTCCAGGAGTCCAGGGGCCACCACACATGGTTGTTTATAACCACTTCGCTCCTGTTGGACAATTTGGTCAAGTTGGCTTGAGTTTCATGGGTACTACTTATATCCCTTCTGGAAAGCAGCCTGATTGGAAACACGTCCCTACTTCTTCTGCCACAGGGGCAGGTGAAGGGGATATGAACAGTATGAATATGGCATCTTCGCAGCGGAATCCTGCTAACATGCCATCTCCAATTCAACATCTTGCCCCTGGTTCACCACTTATGCCAATGGCCTCTCCTGTGGCTATGTTTGACGTTTCGCCTTTCCAG CCCTCGACTGAGATGTCAGTACAAGCTCGATGGCCACGTGTTCCTAATTCGCAACTACCTCTGTCAATGCCATTGCAGCAACTAGAAGGGGTGCAGACTTCTCAATTCAGCCATGGCCCTTCTGTTGACCAGCCGTTAAATGCCAAGAGGTTTACTGGTTCTCGAGCTTCAACATCATCAGATGGTGATAGGAGTTTTCCTAGAACTGCAGATGTGAATGTTAACCAATTGCCTGATGAACTTGGATTGGTGGATACTTCAAACTCTACTGCTACCAAGAATGCACAGAGTGTTGTGAACAAGACTCCATCCGTGATTCCCATTACAGAAGCTGTGAAGGTTGATGTTCAGAATGGCAGTGGTAACCAGCATGCAAGTTCTTCTTTTAAGAATCAGCCCTCACAAGTTAATATTTCGGCCCAGCAGTCTGACCATTCCTCAGGACATACTAATTATCAGAGGGGTGGTGTTTCTCAGAGAAATAATTCTGGTGGTGAATGGTCGCATCGTAGAGGGCACCAGGGAAGAAATCAATCTCTGGGTTCAGACAAGAACTTTTCCTCGACAAAGGTAAAGCAAATATATGTGGCTAAACAGACTATTAGTGGGGCATCAACAGTATCATGA